From Lemur catta isolate mLemCat1 chromosome 19, mLemCat1.pri, whole genome shotgun sequence, a single genomic window includes:
- the DCUN1D4 gene encoding DCN1-like protein 4 isoform X4, translated as MPPRKKRRPASGDDLSAKKSRHDSMYRKYDSTRIKTEEEGFSSKRCLEWFYEYAGTDDVVGPEGMEKFCEDIGVEPENVVMLVLAWKLDAQNMGYFTLQEWLKGMTSLQCDTTEKLRNTLDYLRSLLNDSTNFKLIYRYAFDFAREKDQRSLDINTAKCMLGLLLGKIWPLFPVFHQFLEQSKYKVINKDQWCNVLEFSRTINLDLSNYDEDGAWPVLLDEFVEWYKDKQMS; from the exons ATGCCaccaaggaaaaagagaagaccTGCCTCTGGAGATGATTTATCTGCCAAGAAAAGTAGACATGATAG CATGTATAGAAAATATGATTCAACTAGAATAAAGACTGAAGAAGAAGGCTTTTCAAGTAAGAGGTGCTTAGAATGGTTCTATGAATATGCAG GTACTGATGATGTTGTAGGTCCTGAAGGCATGGAGAAATTTTGTGAAGACATTGGTGTTGAACCCGAAAAT gtagTTATGCTTGTCCTAGCTTGGAAATTGGATGCACAAAACATGGGTTATTTTACTCTACAGGAATGGTTAAAAGGAATGACTTCTCTACA aTGTGATACAacagaaaaactcagaaataCTTTGGATTACTTAAGATCATTATTAAATGATTCTACAAACTTTAAACTTATTTACAGATATGCGTTTGACTTTGCACGG GAGAAGGACCAGCGCAGCCTAGACATAAACACTGCCAAGTGCATGTTGGGACTGTTATTAGGAAAAATCTGGCccctttttccagtttttcaccaATTCTTAGAG CAATCAAAATACAAAGTTATTAATAAAGACCAGTGGTGCAATGTCCTAGAGTTTAGCAGAACAATTAATCTTGACCTCAGCAACTACGACGAAGACGGAGCGT ggCCGGTTTTGTTGGACGAGTTTGTGGAGTGGTATAAAGACAAACAGATGTCCTAG
- the DCUN1D4 gene encoding DCN1-like protein 4 isoform X1 yields MGLRVEIVPFIKPPRKCEDFQLNSHLSTLANIHKIYHTLNKLNLTEDVGQDDHQTGSLRSCTSSDCFSKVMPPRKKRRPASGDDLSAKKSRHDSMYRKYDSTRIKTEEEGFSSKRCLEWFYEYAGTDDVVGPEGMEKFCEDIGVEPENVVMLVLAWKLDAQNMGYFTLQEWLKGMTSLQCDTTEKLRNTLDYLRSLLNDSTNFKLIYRYAFDFAREKDQRSLDINTAKCMLGLLLGKIWPLFPVFHQFLEQSKYKVINKDQWCNVLEFSRTINLDLSNYDEDGAWPVLLDEFVEWYKDKQMS; encoded by the exons actTTCAGCTGAACTCTCATCTCTCAACACTGGCAAATATTCATAAGATCTACCACACCCTTAATAAGCTA AATCTAACAGAAGACGTTGGCCAAGACGATCACCAAACAG GAAGTCTGCGGTCTTGCACCTCTTCAGACTGCTTTAGTAAAGTGATGCCaccaaggaaaaagagaagaccTGCCTCTGGAGATGATTTATCTGCCAAGAAAAGTAGACATGATAG CATGTATAGAAAATATGATTCAACTAGAATAAAGACTGAAGAAGAAGGCTTTTCAAGTAAGAGGTGCTTAGAATGGTTCTATGAATATGCAG GTACTGATGATGTTGTAGGTCCTGAAGGCATGGAGAAATTTTGTGAAGACATTGGTGTTGAACCCGAAAAT gtagTTATGCTTGTCCTAGCTTGGAAATTGGATGCACAAAACATGGGTTATTTTACTCTACAGGAATGGTTAAAAGGAATGACTTCTCTACA aTGTGATACAacagaaaaactcagaaataCTTTGGATTACTTAAGATCATTATTAAATGATTCTACAAACTTTAAACTTATTTACAGATATGCGTTTGACTTTGCACGG GAGAAGGACCAGCGCAGCCTAGACATAAACACTGCCAAGTGCATGTTGGGACTGTTATTAGGAAAAATCTGGCccctttttccagtttttcaccaATTCTTAGAG CAATCAAAATACAAAGTTATTAATAAAGACCAGTGGTGCAATGTCCTAGAGTTTAGCAGAACAATTAATCTTGACCTCAGCAACTACGACGAAGACGGAGCGT ggCCGGTTTTGTTGGACGAGTTTGTGGAGTGGTATAAAGACAAACAGATGTCCTAG
- the DCUN1D4 gene encoding DCN1-like protein 4 isoform X2, with protein MGLRVEIVPFIKPPRKCEDFQLNSHLSTLANIHKIYHTLNKLNLTEDVGQDDHQTGSLRSCTSSDCFSKVMPPRKKRRPASGDDLSAKKSRHDSMYRKYDSTRIKTEEEGFSSKRCLEWFYEYAGTDDVVGPEGMEKFCEDIGVEPENVVMLVLAWKLDAQNMGYFTLQEWLKGMTSLQCDTTEKLRNTLDYLRSLLNDSTNFKLIYRYAFDFARQSKYKVINKDQWCNVLEFSRTINLDLSNYDEDGAWPVLLDEFVEWYKDKQMS; from the exons actTTCAGCTGAACTCTCATCTCTCAACACTGGCAAATATTCATAAGATCTACCACACCCTTAATAAGCTA AATCTAACAGAAGACGTTGGCCAAGACGATCACCAAACAG GAAGTCTGCGGTCTTGCACCTCTTCAGACTGCTTTAGTAAAGTGATGCCaccaaggaaaaagagaagaccTGCCTCTGGAGATGATTTATCTGCCAAGAAAAGTAGACATGATAG CATGTATAGAAAATATGATTCAACTAGAATAAAGACTGAAGAAGAAGGCTTTTCAAGTAAGAGGTGCTTAGAATGGTTCTATGAATATGCAG GTACTGATGATGTTGTAGGTCCTGAAGGCATGGAGAAATTTTGTGAAGACATTGGTGTTGAACCCGAAAAT gtagTTATGCTTGTCCTAGCTTGGAAATTGGATGCACAAAACATGGGTTATTTTACTCTACAGGAATGGTTAAAAGGAATGACTTCTCTACA aTGTGATACAacagaaaaactcagaaataCTTTGGATTACTTAAGATCATTATTAAATGATTCTACAAACTTTAAACTTATTTACAGATATGCGTTTGACTTTGCACGG CAATCAAAATACAAAGTTATTAATAAAGACCAGTGGTGCAATGTCCTAGAGTTTAGCAGAACAATTAATCTTGACCTCAGCAACTACGACGAAGACGGAGCGT ggCCGGTTTTGTTGGACGAGTTTGTGGAGTGGTATAAAGACAAACAGATGTCCTAG
- the DCUN1D4 gene encoding DCN1-like protein 4 isoform X3 yields MHSDAAAVNFQLNSHLSTLANIHKIYHTLNKLNLTEDVGQDDHQTGSLRSCTSSDCFSKVMPPRKKRRPASGDDLSAKKSRHDSMYRKYDSTRIKTEEEGFSSKRCLEWFYEYAGTDDVVGPEGMEKFCEDIGVEPENVVMLVLAWKLDAQNMGYFTLQEWLKGMTSLQCDTTEKLRNTLDYLRSLLNDSTNFKLIYRYAFDFARQSKYKVINKDQWCNVLEFSRTINLDLSNYDEDGAWPVLLDEFVEWYKDKQMS; encoded by the exons actTTCAGCTGAACTCTCATCTCTCAACACTGGCAAATATTCATAAGATCTACCACACCCTTAATAAGCTA AATCTAACAGAAGACGTTGGCCAAGACGATCACCAAACAG GAAGTCTGCGGTCTTGCACCTCTTCAGACTGCTTTAGTAAAGTGATGCCaccaaggaaaaagagaagaccTGCCTCTGGAGATGATTTATCTGCCAAGAAAAGTAGACATGATAG CATGTATAGAAAATATGATTCAACTAGAATAAAGACTGAAGAAGAAGGCTTTTCAAGTAAGAGGTGCTTAGAATGGTTCTATGAATATGCAG GTACTGATGATGTTGTAGGTCCTGAAGGCATGGAGAAATTTTGTGAAGACATTGGTGTTGAACCCGAAAAT gtagTTATGCTTGTCCTAGCTTGGAAATTGGATGCACAAAACATGGGTTATTTTACTCTACAGGAATGGTTAAAAGGAATGACTTCTCTACA aTGTGATACAacagaaaaactcagaaataCTTTGGATTACTTAAGATCATTATTAAATGATTCTACAAACTTTAAACTTATTTACAGATATGCGTTTGACTTTGCACGG CAATCAAAATACAAAGTTATTAATAAAGACCAGTGGTGCAATGTCCTAGAGTTTAGCAGAACAATTAATCTTGACCTCAGCAACTACGACGAAGACGGAGCGT ggCCGGTTTTGTTGGACGAGTTTGTGGAGTGGTATAAAGACAAACAGATGTCCTAG